GTAGCGCGTCGCGAACGGCGCATACCCGGCGAGACGTTCGGCCACGGCGCGCGCCGCATCCGCAAGTCCCTTCGCCGGGACGACCTGCATCACCAGCCCGACGCGCAGCGCCTCCCGCGCGATGAGGGTCTGCCCTCCGAGAAGAAGCCCCTGCGCGGCGCTATGCCCCACAACCCGAG
This genomic stretch from Dehalococcoidia bacterium harbors:
- a CDS encoding enoyl-CoA hydratase-related protein; its protein translation is RVVGHSAAQGLLLGGQTLIAREALRVGLVMQVVPAKGLADAARAVAERLAGYAPFATRYLKETVRHGQDMTLEQGLRLEADLSTLLQTTRDRAEGIRAFFEKRSPKFEGR